In one window of Tubulanus polymorphus chromosome 3, tnTubPoly1.2, whole genome shotgun sequence DNA:
- the LOC141902278 gene encoding uncharacterized protein LOC141902278 isoform X2, whose product MIVLNDSEIDCKLTEKEKYCEDTFKDILFRCYGYSFHGKLDLPQKYSNLETSTESQQFTSFYYETNEEKNSSTQQSTSLKTSTCGVCKKSFANKYKIPIHSCTPVENSYHGDDDELYECDLCDESFTVKNRLIAHYIDHTDKQPSTCDICQKLFSSEENLSIHVKQRHGDTDRPYVCDLCHKTFSEKSYLAKHLKVHSNDRPFKCSICLKAFRRNTHLTRHMKTHSGVKPFSCAVCHKSFTTKYYLEQHTMLHVGEDPLACAVCQIAFDTKTQLIEHMKIHFGEKPFKCDVCLKTFAKKCALTVHRKTHKNGEFSHDFFNHRETSHS is encoded by the exons ATGATAGTTTTAaacg attctgaaattgattgtAAATTAACGGAGAAAGAGAAATATTGCGAGGACACGTTTAAGGATATCCTCTTCAGATGTTACGGATATTCATTTCATGGAAAACTCGATTTGCCGCAAAAATATTCGAATCTGGAAACTTCTACGGAATCGCAACAATTCACGTCGTTTTATTACGAAACGAATGAAGAGAAAAATTCCTCGACGCAACAATCGACGTCGTTAAAAACTTCCACTTGCGGAGTTTGTAAAAAATCGTTCGcgaataaatataaaattccgaTACATTCGTGTACGCCTGTAGAAAACAGTTACCACGGCGACGACGATGAATTATACGAATGCGATTTGTGCGACGAAAGTTTCACGGTTAAAAATCGATTGATCGCTCACTACATCGATCACACGGATAAACAACCGTCGACGTGCGATATCTGTCAGAAACTATTCTCCAGCGAGGAGAATCTATCGATTCACGTTAAACAGCGCCACGGCGACACCGACCGTCCTTACGTGTGCGATTTATGCCATAAAACATTCTCGGAGAAAAGCTACCTCGCTAAACatttaaaagttcattcaaaCGATCGTCCGTTTAAATGTAGCATCTGTTTGAAAGCATTCCGTCGAAACACGCATTTAACGCGACACATGAAAACCCACAGCGGCGTTAAACCGTTCTCGTGTGCCGTCTGCCATAAATCATTTACTACTAAATACTACCTCGAACAGCACACGATGTTACACGTCGGCGAGGATCCGTTAGCGTGTGCCGTGTGCCAGATCGcgttcgatacgaaaactcaACTGATCGAACACATGAAAATTCACTTCGGTgaaaaaccgtttaaatgcGACGTTTGTTTGAAAACATTCGCGAAGAAATGCGCGTTAACTGTGCATCGTAAAACTCATAAAAACGGTGAATTCAGCCATGATTTCTTCAATCATCGAGAAACTTCACATTCCTGA
- the LOC141902278 gene encoding uncharacterized protein LOC141902278 isoform X1, producing the protein MENSSNPDNEPVVPVAAPSVTESTQQNKPLCLKKERIHDDNLTESFQSEDSTNEDCMESECDSEIDCKLTEKEKYCEDTFKDILFRCYGYSFHGKLDLPQKYSNLETSTESQQFTSFYYETNEEKNSSTQQSTSLKTSTCGVCKKSFANKYKIPIHSCTPVENSYHGDDDELYECDLCDESFTVKNRLIAHYIDHTDKQPSTCDICQKLFSSEENLSIHVKQRHGDTDRPYVCDLCHKTFSEKSYLAKHLKVHSNDRPFKCSICLKAFRRNTHLTRHMKTHSGVKPFSCAVCHKSFTTKYYLEQHTMLHVGEDPLACAVCQIAFDTKTQLIEHMKIHFGEKPFKCDVCLKTFAKKCALTVHRKTHKNGEFSHDFFNHRETSHS; encoded by the exons ATGGAAAATTCTTCCAATCCTGATAATGAACCTGTGGTCCCTGTGGCCGCGCCATCAGTAACAGAGTCAACTCAACAAAATAAACCGTTATGTTTGAAAAAAGAGAGAATCCATGACGATAATTTGACTGAAAGTTTCCAATCAGAAGATTCTACGAATGAAGATTGTATGGAGTCTGAATGTG attctgaaattgattgtAAATTAACGGAGAAAGAGAAATATTGCGAGGACACGTTTAAGGATATCCTCTTCAGATGTTACGGATATTCATTTCATGGAAAACTCGATTTGCCGCAAAAATATTCGAATCTGGAAACTTCTACGGAATCGCAACAATTCACGTCGTTTTATTACGAAACGAATGAAGAGAAAAATTCCTCGACGCAACAATCGACGTCGTTAAAAACTTCCACTTGCGGAGTTTGTAAAAAATCGTTCGcgaataaatataaaattccgaTACATTCGTGTACGCCTGTAGAAAACAGTTACCACGGCGACGACGATGAATTATACGAATGCGATTTGTGCGACGAAAGTTTCACGGTTAAAAATCGATTGATCGCTCACTACATCGATCACACGGATAAACAACCGTCGACGTGCGATATCTGTCAGAAACTATTCTCCAGCGAGGAGAATCTATCGATTCACGTTAAACAGCGCCACGGCGACACCGACCGTCCTTACGTGTGCGATTTATGCCATAAAACATTCTCGGAGAAAAGCTACCTCGCTAAACatttaaaagttcattcaaaCGATCGTCCGTTTAAATGTAGCATCTGTTTGAAAGCATTCCGTCGAAACACGCATTTAACGCGACACATGAAAACCCACAGCGGCGTTAAACCGTTCTCGTGTGCCGTCTGCCATAAATCATTTACTACTAAATACTACCTCGAACAGCACACGATGTTACACGTCGGCGAGGATCCGTTAGCGTGTGCCGTGTGCCAGATCGcgttcgatacgaaaactcaACTGATCGAACACATGAAAATTCACTTCGGTgaaaaaccgtttaaatgcGACGTTTGTTTGAAAACATTCGCGAAGAAATGCGCGTTAACTGTGCATCGTAAAACTCATAAAAACGGTGAATTCAGCCATGATTTCTTCAATCATCGAGAAACTTCACATTCCTGA